ATCGCCGGCCCCCACGTTGATCCGAAGTTCCTGAAGAGGCTGTTGGAGCCAGTTGCTATTCCCATGACCCTCGGCGGGACTGAAAAGACGAGCACGTTGATGAGGGAGATGTTCATGAGGGTAATCCCCGTCCCGACGATGGTTATCATGCCCACGAACTCCCAGAGGCTCATGCTCGTGACGTACTCCGCCAGTATCGCCAGTGAAACTGAGGCGGTGAGTGCTCCAGTCACCGCGAGGGGCTTTGCCCCTATCTTGGGCATCAGTTTGCCCGCAAGAGGAGCTACGACGAGCATTGCAAGTGCCATTGGAGTCATGAGCAAACCGCTCTGGAGTATGGTCTTTCCGAAGCCGTAGGGCGGCTGCATCTGGAAGATGTAGGTGTTCGCCTGGCTCATCATGGATATTCCGAAGGCCGCGAACATGATTCCGATGTTGACTATCGCAGGATTTCTGGCCGAAATTATGTCGAGCGGTATCAGCGGGTTTTCAGCCCTTTTCTCCCAGAGGACGAGGAGGACCGCGCTGACTACGGCAACTTCAAAGAGCAATAGCGTCTGCTGGGCAGTCCAACCGAGGTTGGGTGCCCTTGTAACCCCAACGAGAGCTGGAACCACTGCAGTCGTGAGCAACACTGCACCGAGCCAGTCTATCTTCCCCGGGTTGATGTAGCGGCTCTCGCGAAGGACTTTCCAGGCCAGGAACAGCATCAGCACCGCAAAGGGAGCGGCCGAGTGATAGGTCCATCTCCACCCGTAGTTCTGGGTGACCCACGCACCGAGGGGGAGAGCTATCACCATACCGACGCCGAACATCGCGCTTATCATCCCCTGAACCTGCGGGACCATCTCGGGCGGGAATTCCTCACGGACGAGGCTGAAGGCAAGCGGAAAGAGGGCCATTCCAAAGCCCTGGATTGCCCTCGTAACGAGGAGCCAGTGGAAGCTCGGAGCGAAGCCGTTGAGAATGACGCCGAGGGTGTAAAAGCTGAGAGTCACGAGAAACATCTTCTTCTTGCCGTACATGTCGCCGAGCTTTCCGAAGAGGGCGGCGCTCACCGTTCCGACGAGGAGGTATATCGTCAGAACCCAGCTGACGTCGTTGGGGTTTATCGCGAACTCCTTCTGGATCGTCGGCAGGGCTGGAGTGAGCATCGCCTCCGTGTACATAACCAGGAGTGGGAGGATGATGACAACCAGCATCGCCTTCTTCGCGTATGCGAGGTCATAGGTCTCACCGTTCTTCACCACGTTCATCTTTACCACCGACATATCGGACGATATGTTGGTTTATAAGCTTAGCGGTTAGGGTTATAAGCGGGCCGGAAGAGTTCCAACCATGCACCCCCTCCTCAAGAAGATCATCAGGGAGCGCTTCGGGAAGCTCAACAGGCTCCAGCAGGACGCTTTTCGCGAGGTTAGTGCCGGAAAGAGCGTCCTGATCATAGCGCCGACCGGTTCCGGAAAGACAGAGGCCGCAGTTCTTCCCGTCTTCAGCGAAATCCTTGAGGAGGGACTGAAGCCTATTTCCGCCCTCTACATCGCACCGCTCAAGGCCCTCAACAGGGATCTCCTCGAGAGGCTCGAGTGGTGGGGGGAGAAGCTCGGGATAAGCGTCGAGGTGAGGCACGGGGACACCTCCTCCTACCGAAAGGCAAAGCAGGTTAAGAACCCGCCCCAAATGCTCATTATAACCCCCGAAACGCTCGGCGTAATTTTAACGGTAAAATCCCTCCGAAAGCACCTTGAAAACGTGAAGTTCGTTATAGTGGACGAGATAGCCGAGCTGGTGGACAACAAGCGCGGTGCCCAGCTTCTCCTCAACCTTGAGCGCCTGGAAGAGATAGCAGACTTCAAAAGGATAGGAATGACCGCGACGGTCGGCAACGAGGAAGAAGTGAGGGAGTGGCTGAAGGCTGACGTTATAGTTAAGCCAAACTGGAAGAAGAGCTACCGCTTCCACGTTCTGTATCCAACCCCCACCGGGGAGGACGAAGAACTCGGCCGGGAGCTGAGCCTCTCGCCCGAGATAGCGGCGCGTCTGAGGCTCCTCTGGGACATAGTCGAGAGGCACGGGAAGGCGCTGATATTCACCAACACGAGGCAGTTCGCCGAAATCCTCGCCCACAGGCTGAAGGCGTGGGGGAAGCCCGTCGAAGTCCACCACGGCTCGCTCTCCAAGGAGGCGCGCATTAAAGCGGAGAAAGGCCTGAAGGAAGGCAGGATAAGGGCGCTGATATGCACCTCGTCTATGGAGCTTGGGATAGACATCGGGGACGTCGATGTCGTAATCCAGTACATGAGTCCGAGGCAGGTTAACCGTCTGGTTCAGCGCGCCGGGAGGGCGAAGCACAGGATCGGCGAGATCAGCGAGGCCTACATGATAACTTCCAACGTCGAGGACTACCTGCAGAGCCTAATCATAGCCAAGCACGCCCTTGAGGGGCGGTTTGAAGCCGTCGAGCCGATGGGCGGGCTGGATGTGCTCGCTTCATTCGTCGTCGGCCTGCTCATCGAGTACAGGAGATTACCGCGGGAGAAGCCCTACGAGATAGCGAGGAGGGCCTACGTTTACAGGGACTTGAGCTGGAAGGACTACCTTGACGTTCTTCGCGTTCTCGAGGATGCCCGCCTGATCGGCTACGACGAGGAGACCGGCCTGCTCTACCTGCGCAGGGGAGCATTCCAGTACTACTACGAGAACCTCTCGACGATTCCGGACGAGGTCTCTTGGAGGGTTTTCGATGCAAAGAGCGGCCACATAATTGGAAGGCTGGACGAGAGGTTCGTCATGGACTTGGAGGAAGGAATGGACTTCATTATGAACGGACGGAGCTGGATAGTGCTGGAGATAGACGACGAGTCGAAGCTCCTCAAGGTTCGCGAGAGCAGGAGCTTGGAGAGCGCGATTCCGAGCTGGGAGGGCGAGATGATTCCGGTTCCGTTCAGCGTCGCCTTCGCCGTCGGGAGGCTGAAAAGGGGGCTTGCTTTTGACTTCGAGAAGGCCCTTTCCCTGCTCGACGGTGTTGAGTTCAGTAAGGACGAACTGAAGAGGGCCTTTGAAGAGATAAAAGACGAGCCTTTCTCGACTGACCGGGACATTATTGTGGAGAGCACGCCGAAAGCGCTCATTATCCACGCGGACTTCGGCAACAGGGCGAACGAAGCACTCGGAAGAATCGTCCACTCCCTGTTAATTCTCCGTTATGGCAGAGTCTTTTCCGTCAGAGCGCAGGCCCACGCAATAGTATTCAAGACGCCATTCCAGCTGAACCCGGAGGAAGTGAAGGGCTACCTATACCAGGAACCCGAAACCTTGGAGTTCATAGTCGCCCGCTCCCTCAGGGATTCCCACGCCTACCGCTGGAGGATGCTGAACGTCGCGAAGCGCTTCGGAGCTTTGAGGAGGGACGCGAAGATAAGGCGTGTTGAAAGGCTCTTCGAGGGGACTGTTATAGAAAGAGAAACGCTGGACGAGCTCTACCACGACAAAGTTGACGTGAAGAAGGCCGAGCTTGTTCTTGAGATGCTGAAGAGGGGCTCGCTGAGGGTGAAGACGGCCCTTAGAAGGGAACCCTCGACGCTGGCGAGGCTCAACATGGCTGTGGGAGGGGAGTTCCTGCTCACGGGAGCGCTTGAGAGGGACGAAGTCCTCGAACTGTTCAGGAACAGGCTCCTTGACCATGAGGTCGTTCTCGTCTGTACTAACTGCGGCTGGCACTCGAAGACGAAGGTTGCACGCCTAGGGAGCATCAAAGAGAGGGAGTGTCCGCGCTGTGGCTCCAGGATGCTGGCCGTTGCCCATCCGATAGATGCGGAGGAGTTCCTGCCCGTTCTTGATAAGGTCAGGCATGGGAGGCCGCTGGAGAGAAAGGAAGAGCGGACTTACAGGAAACTCTTAAAGGCGGCCGACCTTGTCGATGCCTACGGCTTCGATGCCGTTCTGGCCCTGGCGAGCTACGGAACCGGACCCGATACTGCCGCAAGGATTCTGAGCCAGTACAGAGGAGACGCCCTGCTGGTCGCCCTGATGGAGCGCGAGAGGGAGTTCATAAGGACGAGGCGGTTCTGGGTGGATAAAAAGAATGAGGAAAACAACAAAGAAAAGGGTCAGGAGTCCTGAGCCCTGAAGGGGCACCAGTTACTGGTGGGGTTACTTAAACGCCAGCTCAATAAGGGGGTCGGGTATAAAGTACCCATCTATCGTCTTTTCAAGGTAGCCGTAGCGGACGAGGTTGTTCAAAACGTTGGAGAAGTTTTTGTCGTCCAGTCTTTTGCCTTCGAGGAGTTCGACGGCCTCTTTTATCTCCTTCCACCTGTGTCTGCCGTTGGCAACCGCTCTCATGGCGAGTCCGTAGCGGGGGGAGAGCTCGTTAAGCTTTGAGAACTCACTGAGGATTAACCTTCTGGCATCGTCTTTCAGTTTCCGAAGGGATTCGCCGTGGGAAAGGCCGAGGTAGCGGTTGTAGCCGTAGAGGGTCAGCCAGCCGACTATTCCATCGAGCTCGTCAACGGCCTCCTCAATTTCGTGCTCATCTATGTCGAGTTCAATCTCCTCAAAGCCCTTTCTGAGGAAATCAAGGCTCTGGCGTCTTTCAAACCTTCTGAGTTTCACCTCAACGTGGGCCCTGCCAAAGAGCGCCGATTCCGGATCGTGAAGGCGGAGGAAGTCCTCCAGAAGGCCGACTTCCGAGCCGGTCAGGATGAATCCGACGTTCTGGAGTTCGTCAACCGCCCACGCTATCAGCTCGGCATAGCGGGAGCGGGAAAAGCGAAGGTACTGGGCCTCGTCTATGGCTATGACGAACCGTTCTCCCATTGAGTCTATCCTTTCGAGGACCTTGAAGAGGTTTACGCTGCTATCCACACGGATTTCCAGACCAACACCCGCCAGGCGAACACCTTTGATGCCCTTTAAAGCATCCTTAACCCTCTCGCGGGGCGAAGTTTTGATGTAGCCTTCAAGAATCAACTTTGCCAATGCGCTTCCGGGGACACTTCCAAAGGCGGAATACACCTTCCTGGCGTCTATCTTGACGCTTTTAACCGGAACCTCACCGAGGGAGACGTTGAGGAGAGAGCTTTTTCCAAGGCGCCTTATGCCGAGCAGGACGATAAGAGGAACGCCTTTTTTGAGAGAGCCCTCCAGAATTGAAAGCTCTTCCTCGCGGTCGTAGAGTTCGTCTCTCCTTGTTTTGGGTTTTGGATTAAAGAGCATTACCCCCCACCAGTTACTGGTGGGGGGTCAGTCTTAATAAGGGTTGCCTTCACCCACCACCATAAATCTCGTTGAGCACCTTGAGGAACTCGCTCGCGGTGACAACGTCCCTAACGTCGATGTGCTCGTTCTTGGTGTGCGAGATGTCGAGGTTACCTGGACCGAAGACTAT
This window of the Thermococcus siculi genome carries:
- a CDS encoding DEAD/DEAH box helicase, whose product is MHPLLKKIIRERFGKLNRLQQDAFREVSAGKSVLIIAPTGSGKTEAAVLPVFSEILEEGLKPISALYIAPLKALNRDLLERLEWWGEKLGISVEVRHGDTSSYRKAKQVKNPPQMLIITPETLGVILTVKSLRKHLENVKFVIVDEIAELVDNKRGAQLLLNLERLEEIADFKRIGMTATVGNEEEVREWLKADVIVKPNWKKSYRFHVLYPTPTGEDEELGRELSLSPEIAARLRLLWDIVERHGKALIFTNTRQFAEILAHRLKAWGKPVEVHHGSLSKEARIKAEKGLKEGRIRALICTSSMELGIDIGDVDVVIQYMSPRQVNRLVQRAGRAKHRIGEISEAYMITSNVEDYLQSLIIAKHALEGRFEAVEPMGGLDVLASFVVGLLIEYRRLPREKPYEIARRAYVYRDLSWKDYLDVLRVLEDARLIGYDEETGLLYLRRGAFQYYYENLSTIPDEVSWRVFDAKSGHIIGRLDERFVMDLEEGMDFIMNGRSWIVLEIDDESKLLKVRESRSLESAIPSWEGEMIPVPFSVAFAVGRLKRGLAFDFEKALSLLDGVEFSKDELKRAFEEIKDEPFSTDRDIIVESTPKALIIHADFGNRANEALGRIVHSLLILRYGRVFSVRAQAHAIVFKTPFQLNPEEVKGYLYQEPETLEFIVARSLRDSHAYRWRMLNVAKRFGALRRDAKIRRVERLFEGTVIERETLDELYHDKVDVKKAELVLEMLKRGSLRVKTALRREPSTLARLNMAVGGEFLLTGALERDEVLELFRNRLLDHEVVLVCTNCGWHSKTKVARLGSIKERECPRCGSRMLAVAHPIDAEEFLPVLDKVRHGRPLERKEERTYRKLLKAADLVDAYGFDAVLALASYGTGPDTAARILSQYRGDALLVALMEREREFIRTRRFWVDKKNEENNKEKGQES
- a CDS encoding AAA family ATPase; this encodes MLFNPKPKTRRDELYDREEELSILEGSLKKGVPLIVLLGIRRLGKSSLLNVSLGEVPVKSVKIDARKVYSAFGSVPGSALAKLILEGYIKTSPRERVKDALKGIKGVRLAGVGLEIRVDSSVNLFKVLERIDSMGERFVIAIDEAQYLRFSRSRYAELIAWAVDELQNVGFILTGSEVGLLEDFLRLHDPESALFGRAHVEVKLRRFERRQSLDFLRKGFEEIELDIDEHEIEEAVDELDGIVGWLTLYGYNRYLGLSHGESLRKLKDDARRLILSEFSKLNELSPRYGLAMRAVANGRHRWKEIKEAVELLEGKRLDDKNFSNVLNNLVRYGYLEKTIDGYFIPDPLIELAFK
- a CDS encoding MFS transporter — translated: MNVVKNGETYDLAYAKKAMLVVIILPLLVMYTEAMLTPALPTIQKEFAINPNDVSWVLTIYLLVGTVSAALFGKLGDMYGKKKMFLVTLSFYTLGVILNGFAPSFHWLLVTRAIQGFGMALFPLAFSLVREEFPPEMVPQVQGMISAMFGVGMVIALPLGAWVTQNYGWRWTYHSAAPFAVLMLFLAWKVLRESRYINPGKIDWLGAVLLTTAVVPALVGVTRAPNLGWTAQQTLLLFEVAVVSAVLLVLWEKRAENPLIPLDIISARNPAIVNIGIMFAAFGISMMSQANTYIFQMQPPYGFGKTILQSGLLMTPMALAMLVVAPLAGKLMPKIGAKPLAVTGALTASVSLAILAEYVTSMSLWEFVGMITIVGTGITLMNISLINVLVFSVPPRVMGIATGSNSLFRNFGSTWGPAIAGTVMSTYYILFHPPGAPEWVHIKIPTPEAYEVLFGTSAAVFLFLALLSLAIVEVMKGGKIREVEEEGEKEVVVA